A genomic region of Alicyclobacillus sp. SO9 contains the following coding sequences:
- the fdhF gene encoding formate dehydrogenase subunit alpha: MQAWKYAQSPNRLRYPLVRKEGVLTRATWSEAISTIAASIKRNLSRHTADAFGCLSSSRATNEMNYVAQKFMRQVIGTNNIDSCNRTUHAPSVVSLTTVFGTGADTSSYVDFENTDLIIAWGSNTQEAHPIIYNWMRRGLKNGAQLVLVDPRKVTMASQATHWLPVKPGTDIALANAMAHVIIEENLYNRDFVKKSTRDFDAYRQHVAEYTPESVSDLTGVTADEIRTVARLYAKAPRAVIAWTLGITEHHNGSDNVYSLISLALLTGHIGRPGTGLMPLRGQNNVQGGADMGALPDKLPGYGNVEDPKARQRCEAEWNVTLPGKKGQNLSQMFESVHSGDIKFMYIVGENPVQSDANSAAIEAALKSLDTLVVQEMFLTKTAELADVVLPAAGWSEVDGTYTNSQRGVQRVRKVVSPPGEAKDDIEIFQMLAQELGYNWNYRSAEDVWNELRRVSPMHYGITYNKLERRRQVQWPCPDVDGKDTKRLHTDLHDASSGRRVPFVPVSYEPPAEPVDINFPFVLITGRRLAFYNTGVTTSDYGPTVKGQEEYLEMNSDDLASLNLQSGDTVHISSKRATLAVPVRPSKKMQPGHVFMSFHFPDQVNTNLLTNDFTDKNSGVAPYKYTAVRIEPIAK; encoded by the coding sequence TTGCAAGCCTGGAAATACGCTCAATCACCTAACCGTTTAAGATACCCTCTGGTACGAAAAGAGGGCGTACTTACGAGAGCAACATGGTCTGAAGCCATATCAACAATCGCAGCTTCCATTAAAAGAAATCTCAGCAGACACACAGCTGATGCGTTTGGTTGTCTCAGCTCGTCCAGAGCCACCAATGAGATGAACTACGTGGCCCAAAAGTTCATGAGACAAGTCATTGGCACCAACAATATCGACAGTTGTAATCGAACTTGACACGCTCCAAGTGTCGTCAGTTTGACGACTGTATTCGGTACTGGCGCAGACACCAGCTCTTATGTCGATTTCGAAAACACTGACCTCATTATTGCCTGGGGCAGTAATACCCAGGAAGCACATCCTATTATTTATAACTGGATGCGCAGAGGACTTAAAAACGGTGCTCAGTTAGTTTTGGTGGACCCTCGTAAAGTTACAATGGCCAGTCAGGCAACTCACTGGCTACCAGTGAAGCCTGGCACCGATATTGCGCTTGCAAATGCGATGGCTCATGTCATCATCGAAGAGAACCTGTACAACAGGGACTTCGTTAAAAAATCGACCAGAGACTTTGACGCGTACCGGCAACATGTTGCTGAGTATACACCGGAATCTGTCTCAGACCTAACTGGTGTTACAGCTGATGAGATTCGCACCGTGGCACGCCTCTACGCAAAGGCACCCCGTGCCGTCATTGCCTGGACGCTGGGCATTACAGAACATCATAATGGTTCTGATAACGTCTACTCGCTCATTAGTTTAGCTCTGTTGACTGGACACATCGGACGTCCGGGCACTGGTTTGATGCCCTTGAGAGGACAAAACAATGTTCAAGGGGGCGCCGACATGGGAGCTCTCCCTGACAAACTCCCAGGATACGGAAACGTAGAGGACCCTAAGGCGCGCCAGCGCTGTGAAGCAGAGTGGAATGTAACCTTACCAGGTAAAAAAGGACAGAACCTCTCTCAGATGTTTGAGTCTGTTCATTCAGGTGACATTAAATTTATGTACATTGTAGGTGAAAATCCAGTTCAATCTGATGCCAATTCGGCTGCTATTGAAGCAGCTTTAAAGAGTCTGGATACGCTGGTTGTCCAAGAAATGTTCCTGACGAAAACGGCTGAGTTGGCAGACGTCGTGTTGCCTGCAGCAGGTTGGTCAGAAGTAGACGGTACCTATACTAACAGCCAGCGCGGGGTGCAACGAGTCCGAAAAGTCGTCTCGCCCCCCGGAGAAGCAAAGGATGATATCGAAATTTTTCAGATGCTGGCTCAAGAACTGGGGTATAACTGGAATTATAGGTCTGCTGAAGATGTATGGAATGAACTGCGACGCGTGTCTCCGATGCATTACGGAATTACCTATAATAAATTGGAACGAAGACGGCAGGTACAGTGGCCGTGTCCGGATGTCGACGGAAAGGATACAAAACGTCTGCATACCGACTTGCACGACGCGTCAAGCGGGCGGCGGGTACCCTTTGTTCCCGTATCCTACGAACCGCCTGCTGAGCCGGTAGATATCAACTTCCCGTTTGTCTTAATTACTGGACGAAGGCTGGCTTTTTATAACACTGGTGTCACGACCAGTGATTACGGACCAACGGTCAAAGGTCAGGAGGAGTATCTGGAGATGAATTCAGACGATTTGGCGTCATTGAATCTGCAGAGCGGAGATACCGTGCACATCTCATCCAAGCGAGCTACATTAGCTGTACCTGTCCGGCCATCGAAGAAAATGCAGCCTGGTCATGTGTTCATGTCGTTTCACTTTCCCGACCAAGTGAACACAAACCTCTTGACCAACGATTTCACAGATAAGAATTCAGGTGTTGCTCCTTACAAGTACACGGCGGTTCGAATTGAGCCGATTGCTAAGTGA
- a CDS encoding TVP38/TMEM64 family protein — translation MQRWQLLANKSLWVKLTVIVVFCSLLSLIYLNSNHHVIQALQGFGWGGIVISIFLMTMLCLTPIPSESLLFVLMRVYGIAWGVFYGWIGLVLSSIIIFIVMRKLGSEFVQSKTYPKWFQMIDSAISTTGIRGLLISRLLPIPAFFSSLIIAIMPSVRFRDYLWTSAVSVIPYYLGIMLIYKGLTGSVAVWLPLGVLVLLGLSLLSSRIKKRQNFW, via the coding sequence GTGCAGCGCTGGCAACTACTTGCAAACAAATCCCTCTGGGTTAAATTAACCGTTATTGTGGTATTTTGTTCGCTCCTTTCACTTATTTACCTCAATTCTAATCACCACGTCATTCAGGCATTGCAGGGCTTCGGTTGGGGCGGTATTGTCATCAGCATCTTCCTCATGACGATGCTTTGCTTAACTCCAATTCCGTCAGAAAGTCTTTTGTTCGTTCTGATGCGCGTATATGGAATCGCTTGGGGCGTATTTTACGGGTGGATCGGACTGGTCTTGAGCAGCATTATCATTTTCATTGTGATGAGAAAACTCGGATCGGAGTTTGTACAGTCCAAAACCTATCCTAAGTGGTTTCAAATGATTGATAGTGCCATCTCAACAACCGGTATTCGCGGACTCCTTATTTCTCGACTTTTGCCTATTCCAGCGTTTTTCTCAAGCCTCATTATTGCCATCATGCCGTCCGTAAGATTTCGGGACTATTTGTGGACAAGTGCCGTTTCTGTAATCCCCTATTACCTTGGCATCATGCTTATCTATAAAGGACTGACAGGGTCTGTGGCAGTCTGGCTGCCTCTGGGGGTCTTGGTACTTTTAGGGCTCTCACTGTTGAGTTCCCGCATCAAGAAACGCCAGAACTTTTGGTGA
- the lgt gene encoding prolipoprotein diacylglyceryl transferase, whose protein sequence is MHSYWFHIGSFPVRSYSTIFALAFLLGLAVTLYFTKVYGEPGDSEHWWNMGPLCLLGGIIGARFWQVFFFDWSFYAHHLGQIIAVWNGGLSIQGGIVGGFAAGVWYLWRKKRSLFHFADLAAPGILIGQSIGRDADFMNGSAYGAPTHHNFGVLFPKSTLAAQQYPGQPLWPSVVWEAQADIILFAVLLILFQRKKKWPSGTAFSYYLITYNAMRFFMEMLRGDSPRFALGWDAAQYTALVSVVIGIGVAIWVFVKNRDKRVSYSGYQAEELADSAETE, encoded by the coding sequence ATGCATTCGTATTGGTTTCACATTGGTTCCTTTCCAGTTCGCTCCTACAGCACCATTTTTGCGCTGGCTTTTTTGCTTGGACTTGCTGTCACACTTTATTTCACGAAAGTGTACGGCGAACCAGGCGACAGCGAACACTGGTGGAACATGGGTCCCCTCTGCCTGCTGGGCGGAATTATCGGCGCCAGATTTTGGCAGGTGTTTTTCTTTGACTGGTCTTTTTATGCGCATCACTTAGGCCAGATTATTGCCGTGTGGAACGGAGGTCTGTCCATTCAGGGGGGAATTGTGGGTGGTTTTGCAGCCGGCGTTTGGTATCTGTGGAGGAAGAAACGTAGCCTCTTTCACTTTGCCGATTTAGCCGCACCCGGCATCCTGATTGGTCAGAGCATCGGACGTGATGCCGACTTCATGAATGGCAGTGCATACGGAGCTCCTACGCACCACAATTTTGGAGTCCTGTTTCCGAAGAGCACATTGGCAGCACAACAGTATCCTGGACAGCCCCTCTGGCCGTCAGTGGTATGGGAGGCTCAAGCAGACATCATTCTGTTTGCTGTTCTTTTGATTTTGTTCCAACGCAAGAAGAAATGGCCTTCCGGTACAGCTTTTTCCTATTATCTCATTACGTACAATGCGATGAGGTTCTTTATGGAGATGCTGCGAGGAGATTCGCCGCGTTTTGCTCTGGGCTGGGATGCAGCACAGTACACAGCTTTGGTCTCAGTGGTGATTGGGATTGGCGTCGCAATCTGGGTATTCGTTAAGAATCGTGACAAGCGGGTATCGTATTCGGGGTATCAAGCTGAAGAACTAGCGGATAGTGCAGAGACAGAGTAA
- a CDS encoding type IV pilus twitching motility protein PilT: MLEILQQAVEKHASDLHISVNVPPTYRINGELITEGIALTPDDTESLAKDMMSKDEWIRFSENGELDFSYSVQGLSRFRVNVYRQRGCVSIAVRVVPNHVPSVEELALPASLTQLTEKTHGLVLVTGPTGSGKSTTLAALIDYLNHHSRKHIITLEDPIEYLHKHDLSIIDQREVGLDTKGFAPALRASLRQDPDVILVGEMRDLETISTAITAAETGHLVFATMHTGDAVQTIDRIVDVYPPGQQAQIRVQLAGVLQGVVAQKLVVSSDGKSRVAVMEILINTAAVANLIRTEKIHQIRSTMQTGKSYGMQTFDMHLKELQSLGKIAKTRLHSEFF; encoded by the coding sequence TTGCTGGAGATACTACAACAAGCGGTCGAGAAACATGCGTCGGATTTACATATTTCGGTGAATGTGCCGCCAACTTATCGGATTAATGGAGAGCTGATAACCGAGGGCATCGCCTTAACTCCAGATGATACGGAAAGCTTGGCCAAGGATATGATGTCAAAAGACGAATGGATACGTTTCAGTGAAAATGGCGAGTTGGATTTTTCATACAGTGTGCAGGGCCTGTCACGGTTTCGAGTGAATGTCTACAGACAGCGCGGGTGTGTAAGTATTGCCGTACGGGTGGTCCCTAATCATGTGCCTTCCGTTGAGGAGCTGGCACTGCCCGCCAGTCTGACGCAATTGACAGAGAAGACCCACGGCCTTGTGCTGGTCACAGGTCCGACTGGAAGTGGCAAATCCACCACTCTCGCTGCCCTTATCGACTATTTGAATCACCACAGCAGAAAACACATCATTACGCTGGAAGATCCCATTGAATACTTGCACAAACATGATTTGTCCATCATTGACCAACGTGAGGTGGGCCTGGATACGAAAGGGTTTGCTCCTGCCTTGAGAGCGTCTTTGCGCCAAGATCCCGATGTCATTTTGGTGGGAGAAATGCGCGATTTAGAGACCATCAGCACGGCTATTACTGCGGCCGAAACTGGACACCTGGTCTTTGCTACGATGCATACGGGAGATGCGGTGCAGACAATAGACCGAATTGTTGACGTCTATCCGCCTGGTCAACAGGCGCAAATACGTGTTCAATTGGCCGGGGTTCTGCAGGGTGTGGTGGCACAAAAGCTAGTGGTCTCGTCAGACGGCAAAAGCCGGGTGGCTGTGATGGAGATACTCATCAACACGGCTGCAGTAGCGAACTTAATTCGAACTGAAAAGATTCATCAAATTCGTTCTACAATGCAGACGGGCAAATCTTATGGAATGCAGACCTTCGATATGCACCTAAAGGAATTACAGTCCTTAGGGAAAATAGCTAAAACCAGACTGCATTCAGAGTTTTTCTAA